The DNA segment aaccctggtctcctagctgcgaggtctgcgcgctaaccactcgatcgccgtgccgccccaagtattttttttaaggtttattAGTGACCAGAGAATAAGCCAATGTAGGACTTAAACGTCACCACTAGAGGGCTGTAATGTAACACTATCCATGGATCAgtcgtaaaaaaaataacccgGAAGTCATCAAAACGTCGCGTTTGAGAAGAGCGCGTAAAATATTATAACTCGTGTTTAAAGTCCAAATACTGAGAGAAACTGAAAATGAATGCTAGCAATATTCATATTCTACTGCCATTgactggaagaagaagaaaagtccGTCTTGTTCTGAAATGCAATTGGTGGCATTTGGTGATACACTTTAGTCATGGCTCAGCATTGGTTCAACACACACAAGGGGGgtcactggagaaaaacctttttgtTGCTCGGTCTGCAACACGAGCTTCTATCAGCGCTCACCGCTGGTGGAGCACATGAGAAAAACCTTACTCGTGCTCGGCTTGTACTGAGAGGATCCCTCAAATTTGAGGACGGAGTCAGGAGAAAAACCTTCACTGTGCTCCCGGCGTGAGAACTCTTTTTGTGAAAACAGTCCAAAAAGTTTTGACATGGCGTCACACACGAGGACACACTCGGGAGGAAAACCTTTTCCCTGCTGGTTTTGTGCTAAAACATTCACATTGGTGTTACACTACACTCGACACGACACACTGGTGGcgaagtgtgtgtgttgaatcAGGGCAAAAAACATCATGACAACCTTCGACCTCCATTGTCTTTTGTGCTACATTATACTGGTTAATGTGAATCAACCTCCTTCTGTGTGCAATGTCAATTAAAACATCTTAAGATGATTAGGAAAccttaaatgtattattgttgGGAATGTAAAACTGTCATCTAACAAACATCCACACAGGAAGACAAGACCAATTAAAACAGAGGAAGCATTTCccggcatttttttttcaaaacaaaatctTCTTCATTCACAGTTTGAGAGTACTTTGTCagttttataaatttattacaaatatcaaGACATTATTTTCGCAAAAAAAGTCCAGGAGCCGTCTAGCGTTCAAcactcattttattttgaaaggtcgGCCTGAGAACTTTTACTTCCCGTGGAAGTCACGTCAATCTGCCAAATCGGCAGCACGAGCACAATGGAGACGGAACAACGCCGGCATTTATTTTCTTACTCCGATCACAAGTTGACAACTGAAGGTTTGTTACGTTACGTTTGCACTACCGGCTCGTTGAAGGAACTCGACGCTAAGCTAAAGCTAGCTAAACATTCCGGCTGACTATTAGCGGCAGCTAGCTTCCGTCTTGTTGTAGCTCTAGCTTTTAAACACACATTGGTTTTCATTCATCGTATGTACTTTTTCCTGGGGTGCAACTGACGATAAAGTGTCAAAGTAAGTTTTGGAAATCTACGTGTCTGATTTGTGGACGGATTGCTAAATGACGCTGTCACCATTCCACAGTTGGATAAATAAAGTCTGCTTTTCGTGACATATAACAATCTACGGTGGCCGGTAGGGGCAGACGCGCACTAACGACCGACACAGAAAACCATCAACACCATTTAAGAGAGGACATTCTGCAGGTTCTAAAAgcaatattaacacaaaatgcTGCAAATCGATATTAATGCTCTAAAAACAAAATCGATTCTCaaatcaatatacagtaaacctcggatatattggattcaattgttcccactggttttgtccaatataatcgaaatccgttatatgcgtataccggaaaatgtccgttttacgcatatatcggatttatatccggtatatgcgtaaatcggattttatccgttataaaaaggcacttccttgactatgtttccaatgtacctggacgcgcaggcaacgctgcaaacgctgcaaatgacgtcgtatagcggcctgtcacgattcggcgaatcagagcgccacgatgcggccatccgatatatgcgagggaaatttcatggaaatgcattggaacgggactggagattttgtccgaaataggcgaaatccgttataaaaaatccgatatatgcaatgaatttttattggaaatgcattacagaaaaatcggttcttttttatctgtccgttgtgagcgaatttccgatatatccgagtccgatatatccgaggtttactgtattttattttttatactttactaAATTGATGTACGTATATAATGAGCatacgtctgtgtgtgtgttagttttACCTGCAGATGTGAGGAAGGTAATCGTTGGTGAAGACCAGCAGCAGGAGTGGAGCCCCGGGGTGGAGCAGGAGGAGCCCCAGCCCCCCCACATGAACCAGGAAGAGGCTGACGTCAGAGATCTCCGCGTGAAGAGTGAAGAAGATGACGAGGAGCAAGGTGTGTGGTCACAGCTTCATCCCGGTGAAGAGAAAagcgaggaggagcaggaggggacGCTAAGACGCCGCGGCGCTCGAGCGTTAGAGGATGCtcctgtgggaggaaaacctttTTCCTGCTCACTTTGTGGCAAAAGCTTCTCTCGCAAAGGACACCTGATAACTCACACAAGAACGCACTCTGGAGAGAAAACCTTTACTTGCGCCGTCTGCGGCAGAAACTTCTCCGATAAAAGCAACATGATGACGCATACGAGGACGCACTCTGAGGAAAAACCTTTCACTTGCTCTGTTTGCGGCAAAGGATTCTCGGTCAAAAGATATTTGGTGTCCcacatgaggacgcacacgggagagaaaccttaTTCCTGCTCGGTGTGCAACGCAGATTTTAGCTACCGCATGTCGTTGGTGctgcacatgagaacgcacaccggagagaaacctttctctTGCTCGGTTTGTGCAAAACGTTTCTGCCAGAAGGGACAGCTAAGAGCgcacatgaggacgcacacgggagagaaaccctttTCTTGCTCGCTCTGCGGTGAGCTGTTCTCTCAGAAAGGACACATGATGTCCCACGCCAGGACACACTcgggagaaaaacccttttCTTGCTCCTTTTGTGGGAAGGCTTTCTCTGATAAGAGAAACATGACGATACACATGAGAAGACACGCCGATGAGAAGTGTGTGATGGAGGTCGAtaacatttgacttttattgACAGCAACATGATGCTGACAGCAGAGATCATCGGGAAACAACTTCACCAACGTCAACGTCACACATCTTCATCTATCCAGTAGATTTCCCCCGAAGCACTTCATGTCGTTTGATCCTTAATAAAGTCCTTAAAATCTGACAAATGAACACATCCACATTTTT comes from the Doryrhamphus excisus isolate RoL2022-K1 chromosome 14, RoL_Dexc_1.0, whole genome shotgun sequence genome and includes:
- the LOC131101897 gene encoding gastrula zinc finger protein XlCGF7.1-like; the encoded protein is METEQRRHLFSYSDHKLTTEVLPADVRKVIVGEDQQQEWSPGVEQEEPQPPHMNQEEADVRDLRVKSEEDDEEQGVWSQLHPGEEKSEEEQEGTLRRRGARALEDAPVGGKPFSCSLCGKSFSRKGHLITHTRTHSGEKTFTCAVCGRNFSDKSNMMTHTRTHSEEKPFTCSVCGKGFSVKRYLVSHMRTHTGEKPYSCSVCNADFSYRMSLVLHMRTHTGEKPFSCSVCAKRFCQKGQLRAHMRTHTGEKPFSCSLCGELFSQKGHMMSHARTHSGEKPFSCSFCGKAFSDKRNMTIHMRRHADEKCVMEVDNI